The window GCCAGCGCGGGCTTCGTCGACGCGGTCGCGGAGTGGATCGTCGGCGCGATGATCGATCTGGCCCGCCACATCAGCGCGTCGGTGGTCCGGTACCGGGCCGGCGACGTGGCGGTGCCCGTCATGGGGCGAGAACTGCGCGGCGCCACGGTCGGCGTCGTCGGCTACGGCCGGATCGCGCGCCGCTTCTGCGCGCTGGCGCTGGCGTTCGGCATGACGGTGGTGGTGCACGACCCGCACGCGACGATCGACGGCCCCGGACTGCGCCAGACCGGCTTCGACGCGCTGCTGGCATGCGCCGACTTCGTCGTGTGCCTCGCGTCGGCGACGGCGGCGACCGAGAACCTGATGGACGCGCGGGCCTTCGCCACGATGAAGCGCGGCGCCTGTTTCATCAATGCCGCGCGCGGCGATCTGGTCGACGAGACGGCCCTGGTGGCCGCGCTCGACGCGGGCCACCTGGGAGGCTGCGCGCTCGACGTCGGCCGGGCGCCCGACCAGATGCCCTCGCCGCACGTGGCGGCCCACCCGCGCGTGGTCGCCACGCCGCACGTCGGCGGCCTGACGCGGCCGGCCGTCGAGCATCAGGCGATGGAGACGGTGGCCCAGGTGGCCGCGCTCCTGGCGGGCCGCGTGCCGCGCGGCGCGGTCAACCCGGCGGCCGCCGCGCGCTGGCGGGCGGCCGCCGCGCCACCGTCGGCGGGCTGACGACCGGGCGGACCCGGCCGTCCGCTCAGGTGCCGCTGTCCAGGCGCTTCTGCATCGCCGCCGCGCGCTGCGCCGACGGCGGGTGCGAGCTCAGCAGCGAGCCGCCCGAGGCCTGCCCCTCGCTGAGCTTGGCCAGCTTCTGGAAGCCCGTCACCAGCCCCTTGCGCTCCAGCTTGCGCTCGCCCAGCAGATCGAACGAGTAGGAATCCGCGGCGCTCTCCTGCGACTGCGAGAACTGCGCGTTGACGAACTTCTCGGCCAGGTCGCCCGCCTGGGACTGCGACAGCTGGGCCGCCACGCCGCCGGCGGCGCTGGCCAGGCCGCGCGCCGCCGTGGCGACGTAGGCCGTCTGCATGCGCGACTTGGAATGGCCCAGCGCCACGTGACCGATCTCGTGGCCGATCACGCCGCGCAGCTCGTCGTCGTTCATCAGGTCCATCAGGCCGCTGTAGACGCGGATGCAGCCGTTGGCCATGGCCCAGGCGTTCACGTCCGGCGTCATGTAGACGCGGTAGTTGGCGGTCTTGCCGTTGACCGTGGTCGGCATGGCGCGGATCACCTGGTTGAGGCGCGTGGTGTATTTGCTGTTCGCCGGCGCGATCTGGTTCTTCTGGTCCATCGCCGCGCACGACTGGTCGGACATGGCCGCGATGTCGCCGTCGCTGAGCGACATGGCCTTCATGGCCGTGCCGCCGACGTCGGTCAGCTTGCTGACGTCCATGGTTTTCATGGTCTCGCAGCCCGCGAGGGTGAGCACCGCGCCGAGGGCGACGGGAAGGAGGAGGTTGCGCATGTTCGTTGCCATGGAGGAAGGGAAGGTTCGTGACGGGAGGGACCGGCGGAGCGGACCCGCCGCATTCTCGTCGCAGCGGCGCGACGGCCCGGCGCCGGGCGGCGTCAGCGCAGGCGTCCCGACCACAGCAGCGACAGCAGGGCCGCCACCGAGGCGAGCAGGGCGGCCGCCAGCGCGAGCGGGCCGGCGAGCTCGGTCTCGCGTCGCAGCACCTCCACCCGCGAGCCGAGTTCCTGGTAGACGCCGCGCAGGTTCTCGGCCGTGCCGGCGTGGTGGTACTGGCCGCCCGTCATGCGGGCGACCTCGCGCAGCGTCGGTTCGTCGAGCTTCATGTAGATCGCCATGCCCTCGGGCGTGGCGGCGTCGCCGTCGACCGTGCCCAGGCCGATGACGTGGACCCGCACGCCGCGATCGGCCGCCATCCGCGCCGCGGCCAGGGTGTCGATGCCCGCCGTGCGGCGGCCGTCGCTCAGCAGGATGATGGCGGCGGCGTCGTGGGAGCCGGGCGGCACGGGGTCCGGCGCGGCGGGCTGCGGACGCGCGCGCTCGTCCAGGCTGCGGCCCCTCGACGGCGTGGCGGTGCCGCCCATCATCATCCGGCCGAGGTCGATGCCGTGGTCCGGGAAGATCTCCGCGAGGCACTGGACGATGGCGTCGCCCACCGCCGTGCCGAGCTGCATCTGGAAGGCGTCGATGCTCGCGACCAGCGCCGCGCGGTCGAGGGTCGCACGCTGGGCGACGTGGGCGCTGCCGGCGAAGGTGACCAGCCCGATTTCGATGCGCGGCGGCACCTCGCGCAGGAACGCCTTCGCCGCTTCCTGGGCGGCCACCATGCGCGTGGGCTTGACGTCGCCCACCCGCATGCTCAGCGACACGTCCATGGCCAGCAGGATCGAGGTCCGGGCCCACGGCAGCGGCACCCGGGCCACCGGGCGCGCGGCGGCCAGCAGCAGCACGGCCAGGGCCAGCAGCGCGAGCGCCGGCGGCACGTGGCGCCGCCAGCCGCGACCGGCCGCGGCGCGGACCGTGCCCAGGTCGCTGTAGGCCAGCGCGGCGCGCGTCCGGCGTCGCGTCAGCCACCGGTAGGCCACGGGCAGCAGCGCCGCCACGGCCAGCAGCCAGAGGGAGTGGGGCCAGAGGAAATGCATGCGCGGCCTGCCGGTGCGCGCTCAGCGCGCCTCGACCTCGTCGTGACCGTCGCGCTGCGGGTTCGGGGTTCGTGGCATGGGTCCTCGCCGGTTCGACGCGTGCGATCGCGCGCGTTCGCTCCCATCAGGAAATCACCGGTGCCGTCCCCCCGGGGTAGGACGGGGCGCCCAGATGGGCGCCCGGCGAGGTCGGCGCGCGTGCGGCCGACCCGCCGCCCTCAGATGGCTTCCGGATCGGTCCGGATGCTGGTGCGGTCGCGGTGCCGCTTTTCCTTGCCCAGCACGCTGTCCAGGGCGCTGAGCACCTTGGTCTCGGCGCCACGGAAGGCCTGGTCCAGCGAGGGCGCCTGGTGGGACACGGCCACTGGCGCGTGCTGCGGGACGTGCGCCTCGATCAGGCAGCGCTTGTCGGACGCGCCGCCCTTGGTGGCGTTGACGTCCGACAGGTGGACCTCGACGCGCCGGACGTCCTCCGCGTAGCGCGCGAGGTTCTGGCGGATCTCGCCGTCCGCCCAGCGTTCGAGGTCTTCGCGGTTTTCCATGCCATTGCCGGTATTGATGTGGATTTCCATTGGGCGTTCTCCTTGGTTGGATGGGACCACCCAGTGGACCACCGGCGCGATTGACCCGTGCCGCCACGTGGAAAAGCCCCGTTCCGCGCGCCGGGACGGGCGCGCCCGCCTCAGCCCGCGCCGGGCGGCGCGTCGCGCGCCGCGCCCGGCGGCGGGCCGACGTAGCGTCCGCGCGGACGGATCACCTGCGCCACGCCGAGCTGTTCCAGGCCGTGCGCGAGCAGCCCGACGCTGCGCGCCGTGGCGAAGAGCCCGAAGGCCGCGTCGGCCGGCAGCCGGTGGTGCGCCACCAGGGCCGCCAGCGCCACGTCGATGTTGGGCTGCAGGCCGGTCTGCTCGATCACCTTGGCGATGAAGCGCGCGATCACCGGCGGGGGCTCGAAGCGCGCCAGCAGGGCCGCCGCGCGCGGGTCGCCGTCGGGATAGAGGTGGTGGCCGAAACCCGCCAGGGGCGACCCGGTGGACAGGTAGTGCGCGAGCACCGCGTCCTCGCCGAGCCGCTCGACTTCGGCGAAGAGCGCCTGCACGCGCCCCGAGCCGTCGCCGTGCAGCGGCCCCGACAGCGTGGCCAGTCCGGCCAGGAGGCACGCGGGCAGGGAGGCCCCGGTCGACGCCGCGATGCGCGCGGCGAAGGCCGAACTCGTCAGCTCGTGGTCCACCAGCAGCACCATGGCCGTGCGCAGCAGTTCCGCCACCGCCGGTGGCTGGTCCCAGCCCCGGGCGAAGCGCAGGTGCAGCGCCTGCGTGCCCGGCCGGGCACCGAAGGCGTCGGCCAGCGTCGCGACCAGGCCCTGGCCTTCGACGTGCAGGACCCGGGTCAGGCGGCCCCGGGTGGAATGCCCGACGGCCGCCAGGCCGCCCAGCGCCGTGAAGGCGGCGACGCGCCCCGGTCCGTCGCCGCGCCGCGCCGGCGCGAGCGGGGCGGCGCAGGAGAAATCGATCGGCTGCCGCGTGTCCCACAGCAGGCGGGCCACGTCCTCCAGGCTGGCCGAACGGGCCAACTCGACGACGTCCTGGCCGCGGTAGTAGGGACGTCCCCGGAAGAACGCGCACAGCGCCGTCGGGATGCTCGGCTCGGCGCCGAACAGCGTCTCGGCGGCGACCGTCGCGCGCGTGCGGCCGGCCTGCTTGCGCCGGGCGAGGCCGGCGACGTCTTCGGCGCGGTACAGGCTGCGGCGCGTGTCGCCGGGGTCGGTCATGACCTCGAGCTTGCCGCGGCTGACGTACGCATACACCGTCTGCGGCCGCACCCCGAGCGCCGCGCAGGCCTCGTCCATCGACATCCATGCCGCCATCGTCCACTCCCCTTCGGATTTATATATTGATTTTATACATCAATATTGACCAATAAATCAACCTGTCATTACCATCGCGCCACTTCGCATCCACATCCCGGACGACCCGCCATGAAACCCTCGGTCCTGCAAATCAACCCCATCCTGATCCCCGCGATCAACGACCGGCTCGCGGCGCTGTACGACGTCCACCGGCTCTTCGAGATCGCGCAGCCGGAGGCCTGGCTGGCGGCGCACGGGGCGTCGGTGCAGGCCGTGATCACGGGGGGCCACACCGGCATCACGCGGGCGATGCTGGAACGCCTGCCCAACCTGAAGGTGGTGGCGGTCAACGGCGTGGGCACCGATGCGGTCGATCTGGCGCACTGCCGCGCGCGGGGCCTGCCCGTCGCGGCCACCCTGGGCGCCCTGACCGAGGACGTCGCCGACCTGGCCATCGGCCTGCTGATCGCGGCCTGCCGCAACCTGTGCGCCGGCGACCGCTTCGTGCGCGACGGCCAGTGGGAGCTGCACCCCCAGCCGAGCGCGATCCCGCTCGCCCGGCGCTTCAGCGGCATGCGCGTGGGCATCGTCGGCATGGGCCGCGTCGGCCGCGCCGTCGCGGTGCGGGCGGCGGCGTTCGGTTGTTCGATCGCCTACACCGACCTGCGTCCGATGGACGATGTCGCGCACGCGTTCGTGCCCGACCTGGTCGAGCTCGCCCGGGGCGCTGACGCGCTGGTGCTGTGCGCGGCCGCCGACCAGGCCGAGGGCATCGTCGATGCGCGGGTGCTGGAAGCGCTGGGCCCGCGCGGCTTCCTGGTCAACGTCGCGCGCGGCCGGCTGGTGAACGAGGCCGACCTGACCGAGGCGCTGGCCGCCGGCCGCATCGCCGGGGCGGGGCTGGACGTGTTCGTCGACGAGCCGCGCGTGCCCGCGGCGCTGCGCGGCTCGGAGCGCGCGACGCTCCAGGCCCACCGCGCCAGCGCCACCTGGGAGACCCGCACGGCGATGGGCGAGATGGTGCTCGCGGCGATCGCCCAGGCGCTGGCCGGCGAGCGCCCGGCGATGAGCCTGACGACCTGAGACGGCCGTCCGCCATGACCGGATTCGTCTTCCCGCCGCCGGCACCGGTGACACTGCCGGTGCGGGACGCCACCGACCGCTTCCCGGTGGGCCGGGTCTTCTGCATCGGCCGCAACTATCCCTGGCAGCCCGGCGGGCCACCGGCGCGCGAGCTGCCCGGCTGGTTCATGAAGCCCGCCACCTCGGTGGTGCCGGCGCGAGGCGCCTTGCCCTGTCCGCCGGGCACCGCCGACTTCTGCCACGAGGTCGAACTGGTGGTGGCGATCGGCGTCGGCGGGCGCGACATCGACGTGGCGCGGGTGGAGGCGGAGCACGTCTGGGGCTATGCCGTCGGACTGGACCTGACGCGACGCGACCTCCAGCAGGCGGCCAAGCGCGCAGGGGGCTCCTGGGAGGCCGCCAAGGCCTTCGACCGCTCGGCGCCCTGCACGCCGCTGGTGCCGGCGGCCGTGTGCGGCCATCCGCGCGGCGGCGCGATCTGGCTCGCGGTCGACGGCGTCGAGCGGCAGCGCGCCGACCTGGCCGACCTGTCGTGGCCGGTGGCGGAGCTGGTCGCCATGCTGTCGCGCTCGGTGACGCTCGCGCCCGGCGACCTCGTCTACACCGGCACGCCCGCCGGCGTCGGCGCGCTGCGCCACGGCGACGTGGTGACCGGCGGCGTGGCCGGCATCGGCGAATTCACCATGACCGTCGAGGGCGTGCCGTCCCGCGTTCCCCATCCGATCCAAGCCCAGACCCCGACCCCGACCCTGCGAGGAGACGCCCCGTGAACATCCCATCGACCCCCTCCGCCACCCCGCCCGGCAAGGTCGCGCTGGTCACCGGCGCCGGCAGCGGCATCGGCCGCGCCGTGGCGCTCGGCCTGCTCGACGACGGCTGGCGCGTCGTGCTGGCCGGGCGACGTCCAGAGCCCCTGCGCGCGCTGGCCGCCGAGGCCGAGGCCCGGGGCGGCGTCGCCCTGGCCGTGCCCACCGACGTCACCGTGCCCGACAGCGTCGAGGCGCTGTTCGCCGCCATCGAGGCGCGCTTCGGCCGGCTCGACCTGTTGTTCAACAACGCCGGCGTGAACGCGCCGGCCGTGCCGATCGACGAGCTGCCGCTGGAGCGCTGGTTCAGCGTGCTGAACACCAACGTGACCGGCGTGTTCCTGTGCGCCCGCGCTGCCTTCGGCCTGATGCGCCGCCAGTCGCCCCAGGGCGGGCGCATCGTCAACAACGGCTCGATCTCGGCCCACGTGCCGCGCCCCCACACCGCCCCCTACACCATGAGCAAGCACGCGGTCACGGGCCTGACGAAGTCGCTGGCGCTCGACGGTCGCGCCTTCGGCATCGTGGCCAGCCAGATCGACATCGGCAACGCGTTGACCGAGCTGTCAGAGCGCATGACGCGCGGCGTGACGCAGGCCAACGGCACGGTGGCGGCCGAACCCATGATGGACGCGGTCCACGTGGCCGACGCGGTGCGCCACATCGCGGCGATGCCGTTGTCGGCCAACGTGCTGAACATGACCGTCATGGCCAGCGCCATGCCCTTCGTCGGGCGCGGCTGACGGCCGGCCTCCCATCCCTCACAACAAGGAGACTTCCATGCCCATCGCTTCCATGCTCAAGGTCCTCGCCGTCGCGGCGTCCCTGGCCGCCGTGCCGGTCCTCGGCTCGGCGCAGGCCTACCCGGCGCGCGCGGTCAAGATCATCGTGCCGGCTCCGCCGGGCGGCGCCATCGACACCCTCGCGCGGGTGGTCGGCGACAAGATCGGCGCGGCCATGGGCCAGCCGGTGATCGTCGACAACCGCCCCGGCGCCTCCAACAACCTCGGCACCGACGTGCTGGCCAAGGCGGCGCCCGACGGCTACACCATCGGCATCGTGGGCGGCAGCCACAACATCAACAAGTTCCTGTTCAGGAACCTCGGCTGGGACCCGCAGAAGAGCTTCGAGCCGATCGTCTACACGCACGAGGTGCCGCTGGTCTTCGCGGTCGCGCCGCAGGTCCCGGCGAAGACGCTGCCCGAACTGGTGGGCTGGATGAAGGCGCACCCGGACGACGCCAAGGTCGCGACCTCCGGGCGCGGGAGCGCGCAGGAGATGGCCGCCGAGATGTTCCGCTTGGCCAGCGGCGCGCCGATGCTGCTGGTGCCCTACAAGGGCTCCTCGGCCGCGCACCCGGACCTGCTGGCCGGGCGCACCGCGCTCTACATCGACACCATCAGCGCGATCCAGGCGCAGGTGAAGGCGGGCAACGTGCGCGCCGTGGCCGTCTCCACGAGAAAACGCGCCGCGTCGCTGCCGGACGTGCCCACGGCCGACGAGCAGGGACTGAAGGGCTACGACGCGAACACCAACGGCGGCTTCCTGGCGCCGGCGGGCACGCCCCGGGCCATCGTCGAGCGGCTCAACGCCGAGATCAACGCGGCGCTCCGGCTGCCCGACGTGCGCGCCAAGCTGGAGGCCGCCGGCATCGAGGTCCAGGGCGGCACACCGGAGGCCTACGCCGCGGTGATCCGGGACGACCTCGCCAAATGGGGCAAGGTCGTCAAGGCGGCGGGCATCGAGCCGGAATGACGCGCGCGGCGCGCGCTCAGGGCAGGGCGGCGAAACCCGGCTGCAGGCCCTGCGAGCGCGCCCGGGCGCGGTAGGCCGCGGCGTCGTCGGCGCCGAAGCGGCCGTCGAGCATCAGCCCGCGCGCCACCAGGTCGGCGACCGAGCGGTCGACCGCGTCCACGTAGCCGGCCCGGGAGCCGTACAGACCCTGCACGCTGCGGCGCGGGTCGCCCGGCTGGCGCTGCGCGTCGGTGACCGCGAAAGCCAGCTGCGAGCCGTTGAGCCCGTACTGGTCGCCGGCCACGAAGCCCGCGCGGCGCAGGCTGTAGCCCTTGAAGGTGGCCAGCGGGACGGCGGCGTCGGGCATCTTCACGCCGGCGACGTCGTTGCCCTGGGCGTCCACGGTGGGCAGCTGGACGACGTACAGCTTCGTGGAGGGGACCGAGGGAATGACGCGCTCGTCGTTCACGCTCAGCGTGTTGTACACGCCGTTGAACGCCAGGCCGGGCGCCCCGGGCACGCCGCTGAACGACACGGCCGACAGGTCCGGCCCGCCCAGGCTGGCGGCCGAGGCGGTCGGCACGGCGAGCGTGGCCGCGCGCGCCGACGGCCAGACGCTGGCCAGCGGCTGCGCGGTGCCGTTGACCCAGCCTTCCAGGTTCAGGTAGAGCGCCCGCACGAGCGCGGTGCTGGCGTTCTGCACGTTGGGCGCGGCGGTCGGCGCCGTCGCGGCGACGGCGCGGTTGGTGGTCATGTCGGGCTGCGTGCGCGCGTTGGCCGCGAGCATCGACGGGCTGTGCTGCGTGCCGTTGGCGTAGAACAGCCGCACGTTGTCCGGCACGGCGACGTCGTTGCCGGCGCCGTCGGTGGCCACCAGCGAGGCGCGCGCCCCGCCGAACTCGATCGGGCTGTCGTACTGGACCACCTTGGGGCAGGTCGCGTCCTGCGTGCATTTCGCCAGCAGGCCGTCGGTGCGCCCGCTCAGCGGGTCGGTCAGCGTGGCGTAGCCGAAGGGGAACTGGTCGCCCGGCGTGTAGTGCGTCTCGTGCTGGCGCGAATAGTCCCCGGGCTTGGACCAGCGGTAGTTGGTGTAGGTCTTGCGCGAGCCGCCCACCAGCGGAAACATGCCGTCGAAGACGCGGCGGTTCTGGGCGTCGGCGTTGAAGCCCTGCCACAGGAAGTCGCGCACGTAGCGCCCCGACTGCGAGATGCCGCCGAACAGCGTGGCGCGCACGCGGCCGGCCAGCGGGTTGCGGTTGCCGGCCGCGTCGGCCGTGCCGTGGCGCAGGAAGCTCACGAGGTCGCGCGTGGCGAGGAAGCCCAGGCCCATGACCCGGGGCCCGACGGCGGTGTAGTCGAACTGGTAGATCGAGCCGTCGTCGCGGCCGCCGTCCAGCGCGGCGGCGTTCGCGGCGTCGGCGCGCACGGCGGCGCGGTCGATGGTCACGAAGCCCTGGCCGTCCGCCCCCGTGCCGCCGGCCGGTGCCGTGGCGCTGCCGGCGGTGTAGGTCCACAGCGGGCGCGCCACGGTGACCGGGGCCGAGGTCGGCGTCCGGCGCACCGTGAGGGTGGCCGTGGCGAGCGAGCCGGGCGCCAGCCGGTAGTAGGTGCCCAGCAGGTTCGCGGTGGCGCTGTCGGGGACGAGTTCGTCCTGCACGCGGCCCGTGATCGGCGCGTCGCCGTTGGCGCGATCGACCACCACCGGCAGCGACATGCCCGGCGCGTACCAGCGCTGGGCGGTGGTGATGGCGGCCGTCGGGCCGGAAAGCGTCTGCGGCTGGTCGCCCTGCCAGCCGGCCCAGACGATGCTCGCGCCCTGGTTCATCAGGAAGCCGTTGCCCGCGCCCACCCCGGCGACGTCGCCCGAGGCGGCCGCCGCCACCTGGGGCCGCACGGTGGCGAAGAGGTCGTTGGACGAGCCCTCGTTCAGGGCCGGGACCAGCAGCGAGCGGGTGCGGTTGGTGACCTCGTAGAACAGCGTGCCGTTGGCGCGCGCGGCGTCGGTGGGCGCGAGCAGCACGACGTCGAAGCGGTAGCGCACGTTGCCGGCGGCGTCGGGCACGGCGTTCTTCAGGTCGACGATGGTGCCGGCGCAGTCGTCCGCGCTCGCCACGGTCGCGGTGGCCTCGGCCAGGGTGTAGGTGTAGGTGCCGACGTCGCCGAAACGCGCGCCGCCGAAAGCGAGGCCGCTGCCCTTGACGTCGAAGCGCTCGATGGCCGAGCGCGTGATCGTGCAGGGGTAGGTCTGGTCCGGCGGCACCAGCGCGCTGCGCGCGGCGGGCAGTCGTGACGTGGGCCCGCCGGAGGTGGCGCCACCGGCACCGCTCTCGCCTGCGCCACCACCGCCGCCGCACGCGGCCAGCATCACCACCGCCAGCGCGGCGCCGCCGCGCGCGGTGCGGCGGCCCATCCGATCCGGAATCCCGTTCATGTGTCTGTCTCCGTTGTTGTCGTGTCTGTCGTGTCGTCCCATGGTCGCGACCGGACGATAGTCCGCGCGCGCCGCGCCATCCATTACGTGCGCCGCGCGACGTTTACGCCAGCCGCAACGATCGAGGGATTACCCGTCCCGGCGGTCCGTGAAGGTGCTGTCGCGGTCGCGTCATGGCGACGGGAAAACCCGCTCCCGGGCGGTCCGGGCCGCTCTCCAGAATCGCTTGTCCGACAAACGGACACGACGACGATCGCACCTTCCCGCCGCACCGCGCGGCACCCGGACCGGAGAGACGCGCCTTGGCAGGAAGCAGCACCCTCGAATCCGCCAGCCCGATGGCGCCGCCGCCGGGCGACGCGGCCGGGCTGTTCGACCGCCTGAACCTGGCGCCGGCCTACAAGGTGGTGTCGCTGGAGATCGAGCGCAGCATCCTGGGCGGGCAGATCAAGCCCGGCAGTCCGCTGCCGACCGAGCAGAGCCTGGCCGAGCGCTTCGGCGTGCACCGCTCGACGGTGCGCGAGGCGATCCGGCAGGTGGAGCAGGAGGGGCTGGTGCAGCGCCGCGAGGGCCGCCGCCTGTTCGTCACGCTGCCCGGCCTCTACGACCTGGCGCCGCGCGCGGCGCGCCTGCTGCTGCTGCAGCAGACCACCTTCGAGGAGCTGTGGCAGGTCGCCGTGACGCTGGAGCCACTGGCCGCGCGGCTGGCGGCGCGCCACGCCACCGACGACGACCTGGCGGCGCTCGAGGCCAACACGGCCCTCACCGGGCAGCTGCAGGCGCGCGGGGCGACGGGCGTGGAGGCGCACATGCGCCTGGTCGACCTCGACGTCGAGTTCCACGCGCTGGTCGGCCGCGCCAGCCACAACCGCGCCCTGATGCTGGCGCGCGAGCCCGTCAGCCTGCTCTACAACCCCACGCTGCTGCAGATCCACCAGCACCTGCCGCAGTCCAAGGCGCGCAACCTGGACGCTCACCACGCCATCCTGCAGGCGCTGCGGCGGCGCGACGCCGACGCCGCGGCCGACTGGACGCGCCGGCACATGAACGACTTCCGCAAGGGGTTCGAGATGACCGGGCTCGACATGGGCACGCCGATCCAGGCCGGGTCGGGCGGGCGGCCCGCCCGGGCCTGATCCCATGGCCATTCACACAACGAAGGAGACAAGCATGCAAGCACGCGCATCACGCACCGCCCCGGGTCTGGTCCTGGCGATCGCCGGACTCGCCGGCGCCATCGCCCCGGCCGCCCGGGCCCAGGCCCCGGCCACCGAGACCTTCCGGGTCGGCATCGTCAGCTTCCTGTCGGGGCAGGCCGCCGAGAGCTTCGGCATCCCGGCGGTCAACGGCGCCAAGGTGCTGGTGGAGGCGTTCAACCAGGGCGGGGCGCCGGCGCCCTACGACAAGCCCGGCATCGGCGGGATGAAGATCGAGGCGGTCTACATCGACGAGAACGGCGGCGCGACCAAGCAGGTCCAGGAACTGCGCAACCTCTACGACCGCGAGAAGGTCGACGCGGTGGTGGGTTACGTGAGTTCGGGGGACTGCCTGGCGGTGGCGCCGGTGGCCGAGGAGATGAAGAAGTTCCTGATCCTCTACGACTGCGGCACGCCGCGCATCTTCGAGGACGCCAAGTACAACTACGTCTTCCGCACCGCCTCGCACGCCACGATGGACAACGTGGCGCTCGCGCGGTACCTCAAGGCGCGCAACGTCAAGGCCGAGCGCTTCAACATGATCAACCAGGACTACGCCTGGGGGCAGGACTCGCGCAAGGACTTCACGCTGTCGATGGCCCAGCTCTACCCGCAGGCCCAGGTCGGCGAGGACCTGCTGCCGAAGTTCGGCGCCGGGCAGTACGGCACCGAGATCTCCGCCCTGATGTCCAAGCGCGCCGACGTCACGCATTCGAGCCTGTGGGGCGGCGACCTGCAGGCCTTCATCCTGCAGTCGGGCCCGCGCGGCCTGTTCAAGCGCTCGCAGGTCGTGCTGTCGGCGGCCGACCACGTGCTGACCAACCTGGGCGACAAGATGCCCGACGGCGCCATCCTCGGCGCGCGCGGCGCCTACGGGCTGCTGTCGCCCAAGTCGGCCTTGAACGACTGGTGGTGGAGCGTCTACCAGAAGGGCTACCAGACCTACCCGGCGCAGGCCCCCTACCGCATGGCGCAGGCGCTCATGGGCCTGAAGGCCGCCGCCGAGAAGGCGATGGCGGCCAACGGGGGCAAGAAGCCGACCACCGAGCAGCTGGCCGCCGCCCTGACCAACGCCGAGTGGGACTCGCCCGGCGGGCGCATCCGCATGACGCTGGGCGGCGGCCACCAGGCCACGCAGGAGACGGCGATCGGCCGGACGCGCTACGACGCGGCGAAGAAGATGGTGGTGCTCGACGACATCCAGCGCTTCGCGGCCGAATGCGTCAATCCGCCGGTCAACGTGAAGTCGGAGGACTGGATCAAGTCGGACTTCGCCGGCGCGAAGTGCAACTGAGCGCGCGATCGCCCTCATGGCCACCGCCCTCACGATCCTGATCGACGGACTGAGCTACGCCTCCTGGCTGTTCATCGTCGCGCTCGGGCTGACGCTCGTCTTCGGCGTGCTGAAGATCCTGAACATCGCGCACGGCAGCTTCTACGCCCTGGGCGCGTACGCGGCGGCGAGCTTCGTCGGCTGGTTCGCCAGCATGAAGTTCGCGCCCGAATGGTCGCTGGTGGCGATGCTGCTGGCCGCCGTGGCCGTGGCGGTGCTGGTGGCGCCGCTGACCGAGCGCGGCCTGATGCGCTTCTTCTACGGCCGCGACGAGGTGCTGCTGGTGCTGGTGACCTACGCGCTGTTCCTGGTGCTGGAGGACGTGACCAAGCTGCTGTGGGGCGCCAACCCGTACTACGTGTCGGAGCCCTACGCGATGTTCGGCAACGTCGAGATCGGCGAGCAGGTCTACGTCGGCTACGACTTCATGCTCATGGGGC of the Comamonadaceae bacterium OTU4NAUVB1 genome contains:
- a CDS encoding branched-chain amino acid ABC transporter permease produces the protein MATALTILIDGLSYASWLFIVALGLTLVFGVLKILNIAHGSFYALGAYAAASFVGWFASMKFAPEWSLVAMLLAAVAVAVLVAPLTERGLMRFFYGRDEVLLVLVTYALFLVLEDVTKLLWGANPYYVSEPYAMFGNVEIGEQVYVGYDFMLMGLAVAVGLAVWWGLNRTRQGKIVLAVIHSEEVAASMGVNVSRVYMLAFGVGVFLAALGGAFTAPLISVQPGVSVGVIIVSFAVVIIGGLGSIEGAAIGALIVGLARSFAVHVMPQAELFSIYIVMALVLMVRPEGLFQRIQARKI